A genomic window from Camelina sativa cultivar DH55 chromosome 2, Cs, whole genome shotgun sequence includes:
- the LOC104739137 gene encoding peter Pan-like protein produces MGRFKNNKKSRVIVKPISKKNQEDVSHVTGDKIPKSFVFSRMKLPPSVRQLQMDLRKLMLPYTALSLKEKKRNTLRDFLNVSGPMGVTHFLMLSKTATALNLRVARTPQGPTLTFKIHQYSLASDIAQSQLRPRCPPDLFKSPPLIVLSGFGSQELHLKLATIMFQNIFPSIDINTVKLSTCQRLVLLNYNKDTKLIDFRHYSIRLQPVGVSRRIRKFVQNHQVPDLRNLQDVSDFVTKAGYGSESEGDEEAATVTLSSDLGRVNKGATKSAVKLQEIGPRMTMQLVKVEEGLCTGGIIFSEYENVDGKKENVKKKKDEEADEEEEEDSEEEEEGGEGSEEDGEDMDEDFED; encoded by the exons ATGGGTCGTTTCAAAAAC AATAAGAAGAGTAGGGTGATTGTGAAGCCTATAtcgaagaagaatcaagaagatgTTAGTCATGTCACTGGTGATAAGATTCCCAAGAGTTTTGTCTTTTCAAGAATGAAACTTCCTCCTTCTGTTAGACAACTTCAGATGGATTTGAGGAAGCTTATGCTTCCCTACACTGCTCTCAGTCTTAAG GAGAAGAAGCGAAACACTTTAAGAGACTTTTTGAATGTATCAGGTCCAATGGGTGTTACTCATTTCCTTATGCTTTCGAAAACTGCTACTGCTTTGAATCTTAGAGTAGCGAGAACACCTCAGGGACCTACTCTTACTTTTAAAATTCATCAGTATTCCTTAGCTTCAGATATAGCTCAGTCTCAGCTTCGGCCTAGATGTCCTCCAGATCTTTTCAAGAGTCCCcctttg ATTGTCCTTTCTGGATTCGGTTCTCAGGAGTTGCATCTGAAACTGGCCACGATTATGTTTCAGAACATATTCCCATCTATTGATATTAACACT GTCAAGCTCTCCACATGCCAGAGACTAGTACTCTTGAACTACAACAAAGACACAAAGCTCATTGATTTCCGCCACTATTCTATAAGACTTCAGCCTGTTGGAGTCTCTCGCAGGATCAGAAAGTTTGTGCAAAACCATCAGGTTCCTGATCTTAGGAATCTGCAGGATGTTAGTGATTTTGTCACCAA GGCTGGTTACGGATCAGAGagtgaaggagatgaagaagcagcAACGGTGACACTATCATCTGATCTAGGCCGAGTTAACAAAGGAGCCACAAAGAGCGCAGTGAAACTGCAAGAAATTGGACCGAGAATGACTATGCAACTCGTTAAAGTTGAAGAAGGATTGTGTACAGGAGGAATCATTTTCAGTGAATATG AAAATGTGGATGGAAAGAAGGAAAacgtgaagaagaaaaaggatgaagaggctgatgaagaagaagaagaagatagtgaggaagaagaagaaggtggagagGGTAGTGAAGAAGATGGGGAAGACATGgatgaagattttgaagattGA